Proteins co-encoded in one Dyella japonica A8 genomic window:
- the efp gene encoding elongation factor P, which produces MATAGLNDVKKGMKILHNNDPWVITDADFIKPGKGQAFTRIFIRNLKNGRTTEQTMKSSDSFEVADVVDTDMQYLYSDGEFWHFMHQESFEQHQASKAGMGDAVKWLKGEEECVVTLFNGEIITVQAPNFVELKITETDPGLRGDTSGGGGKPATLETGAVVRVPLFVSTDEVIKVDTRTGEYVSRVGK; this is translated from the coding sequence ATGGCCACCGCCGGTCTCAACGACGTCAAGAAGGGTATGAAGATCCTTCACAACAATGACCCGTGGGTCATTACCGACGCCGACTTCATCAAGCCCGGCAAGGGTCAGGCGTTCACCCGCATCTTCATCCGCAACCTGAAGAACGGCCGCACCACCGAGCAGACCATGAAGTCCAGCGACTCCTTCGAGGTCGCCGACGTCGTCGATACCGATATGCAGTACCTGTACTCCGACGGCGAGTTCTGGCACTTCATGCACCAGGAAAGCTTCGAACAGCACCAGGCCAGCAAGGCCGGCATGGGTGATGCCGTGAAGTGGCTGAAGGGCGAGGAAGAGTGCGTGGTCACGCTGTTCAACGGCGAGATCATCACGGTGCAGGCGCCGAACTTCGTCGAACTGAAGATCACCGAAACCGATCCGGGCCTGCGTGGCGACACCTCGGGCGGCGGCGGCAAGCCGGCCACGCTGGAAACGGGCGCGGTGGTGCGCGTGCCGCTGTTCGTCAGCACCGACGAAGTGATCAAGGTCGACACCCGCACGGGCGAATACGTCAGCCGCGTCGGCAAGTGA